The Lysobacter capsici genome has a segment encoding these proteins:
- a CDS encoding UPF0149 family protein, whose translation MPVAATELPLLSDVDAESRSLSLGASPSELHGALCGWLAGGGASVNDWPARVLADPGTATPAADGALDRLRLTSAAQLADRSFGFDLLLPDADASLSERSGALFDWCRGFLGGFGLAAGAAPNLSEESSEALGDLARLAAAAPQDDGDEEDEEAFTEIEEFVRIVALLLHGDVAMAAQHRQRLN comes from the coding sequence ATGCCTGTGGCCGCGACCGAATTGCCTTTGTTGTCCGATGTCGATGCCGAGAGCCGCAGCCTCTCGCTCGGTGCTTCGCCTTCCGAATTGCACGGCGCGCTGTGCGGCTGGCTCGCCGGAGGCGGCGCGTCGGTCAACGACTGGCCGGCGCGCGTGCTCGCCGATCCCGGCACCGCGACCCCGGCCGCCGACGGCGCGCTGGATCGCCTGCGCCTGACCAGCGCCGCGCAACTGGCCGACCGCAGCTTCGGCTTCGACCTGCTGCTGCCCGACGCCGATGCCTCGCTGAGCGAGCGCAGCGGCGCCCTGTTCGACTGGTGCCGCGGTTTCCTCGGCGGCTTCGGCCTGGCCGCGGGCGCCGCGCCTAATCTGTCGGAGGAAAGCAGCGAGGCGCTCGGCGATCTCGCCCGCCTGGCCGCGGCCGCGCCGCAGGACGACGGCGACGAGGAGGACGAAGAGGCCTTCACCGAGATCGAGGAATTCGTCCGCATCGTCGCCCTGCTGCTGCACGGCGACGTGGCGATGGCGGCGCAGCACAGGCAGCGGCTGAACTGA
- a CDS encoding aminopeptidase P N-terminal domain-containing protein, producing the protein MHTALTMPAKAYARRRKQLMDMAGGDAIVIVPSAHELIRSRDTHYPFRQDSDLSYLTGFPEPDSVLVLVPGRKHGETLLFCRERDAEREAWDGPRYGPENAVDAFGLDDAYPITDLDDILPGLLEGRTRVYYHFGRDTDFDLKLIGWVNRVREMVRQGAQPPHEFLVLGHLLDELRLFKDRDELRFMQRAADISVLAHEAAMRAARPGMREYELQAEVEAVFRRFDAEPAYGSIVGAGSNACVLHYRANNAASRDGDLVLIDAGAEYRGYAADITRTFPINGRFSPAQRALHDLVGAAQAAALAQARPGLPYEAGHLAAVETLTEGLLRLGLLKGKLERNLADGSYRRFYRHKTGHWLGLDVHDVGEYRIDGESRLLEPGMVFTIEPGLYVSADDTTVEPKWRGIGIRTEDDVVIGKEGCEVLTDKLARSADEIEALMGQRRAA; encoded by the coding sequence ATGCACACCGCGCTGACCATGCCGGCCAAGGCGTACGCGCGCCGGCGCAAGCAGCTGATGGACATGGCCGGCGGCGACGCGATCGTGATCGTGCCCTCGGCGCACGAGCTGATCCGCAGCCGCGACACCCATTACCCGTTCCGCCAGGACTCGGACCTGAGCTACCTGACCGGTTTCCCCGAGCCCGACTCGGTGCTGGTGCTGGTGCCGGGCCGCAAGCATGGCGAGACCCTGCTGTTCTGCCGCGAGCGCGACGCCGAGCGCGAAGCCTGGGACGGCCCGCGCTACGGCCCGGAAAACGCGGTCGATGCGTTCGGCCTGGACGATGCGTACCCGATCACCGATCTGGACGACATCCTGCCGGGCCTGCTCGAAGGCCGCACCCGGGTTTACTACCACTTCGGCCGCGACACCGACTTCGACCTCAAGCTGATCGGCTGGGTCAACCGGGTGCGCGAGATGGTCCGCCAGGGCGCGCAGCCGCCGCACGAGTTTCTGGTGCTCGGCCATCTGCTCGACGAACTGCGCCTGTTCAAGGACCGCGACGAACTACGCTTCATGCAGCGCGCCGCCGACATCAGCGTGCTCGCCCACGAAGCGGCGATGCGCGCGGCGCGGCCGGGCATGCGCGAGTACGAACTGCAGGCCGAGGTCGAGGCGGTGTTCCGCCGGTTCGATGCCGAGCCCGCCTACGGCAGCATCGTCGGCGCCGGCAGCAATGCCTGCGTGCTGCATTACCGCGCCAACAACGCCGCCTCGCGCGACGGCGACCTGGTCCTGATCGACGCCGGCGCCGAATACCGCGGCTACGCCGCCGACATCACCCGCACCTTCCCGATCAACGGCCGGTTCAGCCCGGCGCAGCGCGCGCTGCACGATCTGGTCGGCGCCGCCCAGGCCGCGGCATTGGCGCAGGCGCGGCCGGGCCTGCCGTACGAAGCCGGGCATCTGGCCGCGGTGGAAACCCTGACCGAAGGCCTGCTGCGGCTGGGCCTGCTCAAGGGCAAGCTCGAACGCAACCTCGCCGACGGCAGTTACCGGCGGTTCTACCGGCACAAGACCGGCCACTGGCTCGGCCTGGACGTGCACGACGTCGGCGAATACCGCATCGACGGCGAATCGCGCCTGCTCGAACCGGGCATGGTGTTCACCATCGAACCGGGGCTGTACGTCTCCGCCGACGACACCACGGTCGAACCGAAGTGGCGCGGCATCGGGATTCGCACCGAGGACGATGTGGTGATCGGCAAGGAGGGCTGCGAGGTGCTGACCGACAAGCTGGCGCGCAGCGCGGATGAGATCGAGGCGTTGATGGGGCAGCGGCGGGCGGCTTGA
- a CDS encoding LysR family transcriptional regulator: MDKLRSMAVFVAVAETGSFAAAAQAENLSAVMVGKHIKQLEEHLGARLLQRDTRKQHLTEVGAAFVEDCRRILEQVRHAESVAERMRDDDRPRGRLRVTAPFTLGGGAVADVVAEFLQRHAEVSVDLVLSDRMSDVIAEAFDAAIRIGPLADSDHLVARPLRPYRMIVAASPEYLRTRGTPTDPRELVDHSCLSHLLWNRDAGWRFDRLSAEPLRVSGRFASNHGEALRRAALAGCGIVLQPEVLLAQDIAAGRLVALFENELPPPRPVHLLYPRDRQPLPKLRRFVELVLERMGPGGVGPER; encoded by the coding sequence ATGGACAAGCTGCGCAGCATGGCCGTGTTCGTGGCGGTGGCCGAGACCGGCAGTTTCGCCGCCGCGGCCCAGGCCGAAAATCTGTCGGCAGTGATGGTCGGCAAGCACATCAAGCAACTGGAAGAGCACCTGGGCGCGCGCCTGCTCCAGCGCGACACGCGCAAGCAGCATCTGACCGAAGTCGGCGCGGCGTTTGTCGAGGATTGCCGGCGGATCCTTGAGCAGGTCCGCCACGCCGAATCGGTCGCCGAGCGCATGCGCGACGACGACCGGCCGCGCGGGCGGTTGCGGGTGACCGCGCCGTTCACCCTGGGCGGCGGCGCGGTGGCCGACGTGGTGGCCGAATTCCTGCAGCGCCATGCCGAGGTTTCGGTCGATCTGGTGCTCTCCGACCGCATGTCCGATGTGATCGCCGAAGCCTTCGATGCGGCGATCCGGATCGGCCCGCTCGCCGATTCCGATCACCTGGTGGCGCGGCCGCTGCGGCCCTACCGCATGATCGTCGCCGCCTCGCCCGAGTACCTGCGCACGCGCGGCACCCCGACCGATCCGCGCGAACTGGTCGATCACAGCTGCCTGAGTCATCTGCTGTGGAATCGCGACGCCGGCTGGCGCTTCGATCGGCTTTCGGCCGAGCCGCTGCGCGTGAGCGGACGCTTCGCCTCCAATCATGGCGAAGCCTTGCGGCGCGCGGCGCTGGCCGGTTGCGGCATCGTGCTGCAACCCGAAGTGCTGCTGGCGCAGGACATCGCCGCGGGCCGTCTGGTCGCGTTGTTCGAAAACGAATTGCCGCCGCCGCGGCCGGTGCATCTGCTGTATCCGCGCGATCGGCAGCCGTTGCCCAAGCTGCGTCGGTTTGTGGAGCTGGTGTTGGAGCGGATGGGGCCGGGGGGTGTGGGGCCGGAGCGTTGA
- a CDS encoding short chain dehydrogenase produces the protein MKILLVGASGTLGRAIADTLKHHEILAAGRSSADYPVDITDDASVEALFARTGKLDAIVSAAGVLHFGPLESMKPSDFAIGLNDKLLGQVRLALLGQHHLNDGGSITLTTGIVSEEPIRAGANASAVNRAIEGFVQGAAFELKRGLRINAVSPNVLSESWADYGPFFPGFEPVTAARAALAYQRSVEGIQSGRVFKVW, from the coding sequence ATGAAGATCCTGCTCGTCGGCGCCAGCGGCACCCTCGGCCGCGCCATCGCCGATACCCTCAAACATCACGAGATCCTCGCCGCCGGCCGCAGCAGCGCCGACTACCCGGTCGACATCACCGACGACGCCAGCGTCGAAGCCTTGTTCGCGCGCACCGGCAAGCTCGATGCGATCGTGTCGGCGGCCGGCGTGCTGCATTTCGGCCCGCTGGAATCGATGAAGCCGTCGGACTTCGCGATCGGCCTCAACGACAAGTTGCTGGGGCAGGTGCGGCTGGCGCTGCTCGGCCAGCATCATCTCAACGACGGCGGTTCGATCACCCTGACCACCGGCATCGTCTCGGAAGAGCCGATCCGCGCCGGCGCCAACGCCAGCGCGGTCAATCGCGCGATCGAGGGCTTTGTGCAGGGCGCCGCGTTCGAACTCAAGCGCGGGCTGCGCATCAATGCGGTCAGCCCGAACGTGCTGAGCGAATCGTGGGCGGACTACGGCCCGTTCTTCCCGGGTTTCGAACCGGTCACCGCCGCGCGCGCGGCGCTGGCGTATCAGCGCAGCGTCGAAGGCATCCAGAGCGGACGGGTGTTCAAGGTCTGGTGA
- a CDS encoding low molecular weight protein tyrosine phosphatase family protein — protein MQRILFVCSQNKLRSPTAEQVFGGRDDLEVASAGLNHDAEQPLGAELIEWAQLIFVMEKAQRSKLQHKFQPQLRGKRVVCLDIPDNYDYMAPALVALLQARVPRHL, from the coding sequence ATGCAGCGCATCTTGTTCGTCTGCAGTCAGAACAAGCTGCGCAGCCCGACCGCCGAGCAGGTGTTCGGCGGCCGCGACGATCTGGAAGTGGCCTCGGCCGGACTCAATCACGACGCCGAGCAACCGCTCGGCGCCGAGTTGATCGAATGGGCGCAGTTGATCTTCGTGATGGAAAAAGCCCAGCGCAGCAAGCTGCAACACAAGTTCCAGCCGCAGCTACGCGGCAAGCGCGTGGTCTGCCTGGATATTCCCGACAACTACGACTACATGGCGCCTGCGTTGGTGGCATTGCTGCAGGCGCGGGTGCCGCGGCATCTGTAA
- the pepQ gene encoding Xaa-Pro dipeptidase codes for MTAPARTADPSASRSIAELYAQHFAELQRRTEQALARGGFDHLVVPSGTLHYQVFDDRDYPYAANPQFKAWVPLTRNPGSWLVATPGQTPKLIYLQPFDYWHVVPQAPSGWWVEHFDVIVIRTAEEALAHLPKDPARCAILGEPLSKLGEFAPNNPQPVIDYLEYHRAFKTPYEVAMMREATRKGVRAHRAAEAAFRAGRSEFDIHLAYCAAARQDSNELPYNNIVALNQNGAVLHYMELDREPPAQSRSFLIDAGASHHGYACDITRSYASDAGSEFQALIDAVDAAQRVMCDQVRAGTDYKRIHLDAHLALAGILKDFGVLRISAEAAVETGVSGVFFPHGIGHGIGLQVHEVAGFAASDRGGRIDKPAGHPYLRLTRVLEPGMAVTIEPGLYFVDLLLDGLRKGEHADSVDWNRIEQFRPFGGIRIEDDVVCTDAAPLNLTRDEFAASA; via the coding sequence ATGACCGCCCCCGCCCGCACCGCCGATCCGTCCGCGTCCCGCTCCATCGCCGAGCTGTACGCGCAACACTTCGCCGAACTGCAACGCCGCACCGAGCAGGCGCTGGCGCGCGGCGGCTTCGATCATCTGGTCGTCCCCAGCGGCACCCTGCATTACCAGGTGTTCGACGACCGCGACTACCCGTACGCGGCGAACCCGCAGTTCAAGGCCTGGGTGCCGCTGACCCGCAACCCGGGCAGCTGGCTGGTCGCCACGCCCGGGCAGACACCCAAGCTGATCTACCTGCAGCCGTTCGACTACTGGCATGTCGTGCCGCAGGCGCCCAGCGGCTGGTGGGTCGAGCATTTCGACGTGATCGTGATCCGCACCGCCGAGGAAGCGCTCGCCCATCTGCCCAAGGACCCGGCGCGCTGCGCCATCCTCGGCGAGCCGCTGAGCAAACTCGGCGAGTTCGCGCCGAACAACCCGCAGCCGGTGATCGACTATCTCGAATACCACCGCGCCTTCAAGACGCCCTACGAAGTGGCGATGATGCGCGAGGCGACCCGCAAGGGCGTGCGCGCGCACCGCGCCGCCGAGGCCGCGTTCCGCGCCGGCCGCAGCGAGTTCGACATCCACCTGGCCTACTGCGCCGCCGCGCGCCAGGACAGCAACGAATTGCCGTACAACAACATCGTCGCCCTCAACCAGAACGGCGCGGTGCTGCACTACATGGAACTCGACCGCGAGCCGCCGGCGCAGTCGCGCAGCTTCCTGATCGATGCCGGCGCCAGCCATCACGGCTATGCCTGCGACATCACCCGCAGCTACGCCAGCGACGCCGGCAGCGAGTTCCAGGCGCTGATCGACGCGGTCGATGCGGCGCAACGGGTCATGTGCGATCAGGTCCGCGCCGGCACCGACTACAAGCGCATCCACCTCGACGCGCATCTGGCGCTGGCCGGCATCCTCAAGGATTTCGGCGTGCTCAGGATCAGCGCGGAAGCGGCGGTGGAAACCGGCGTGAGCGGCGTGTTCTTCCCGCACGGCATCGGCCACGGCATCGGCCTGCAGGTGCACGAAGTGGCCGGTTTCGCCGCGTCCGATCGCGGCGGCCGCATCGACAAGCCCGCCGGTCATCCGTATCTGCGTCTGACCCGGGTGCTGGAACCCGGCATGGCGGTGACGATCGAGCCGGGTTTGTACTTTGTCGACCTGCTGCTCGACGGTTTGCGCAAGGGCGAACACGCCGACAGCGTCGACTGGAACCGCATCGAGCAGTTCCGTCCGTTCGGCGGCATCCGCATCGAGGACGACGTGGTCTGCACCGACGCCGCGCCGCTCAACCTCACCCGCGACGAATTCGCCGCGAGCGCCTGA
- a CDS encoding PilZ domain-containing protein, whose product MNEEYRRTRRRRIVETVQVVDTMTEAVIGHLGNLSETGMMLIASAPLVDDALYQLRFNLRDAPQHASPIEVGAHLLWQDRASVPGQTWTGFRFIAMPEDGMQHLRQWLDSPGASYE is encoded by the coding sequence ATGAACGAGGAATACCGCCGCACCCGCCGTCGCCGCATCGTCGAGACGGTGCAGGTGGTCGACACCATGACCGAGGCCGTGATCGGCCATCTGGGCAATCTGTCCGAGACCGGGATGATGCTGATCGCCAGCGCGCCGCTGGTCGACGACGCGCTGTATCAACTGCGCTTCAACCTGCGCGACGCGCCGCAGCACGCCTCGCCGATCGAAGTCGGCGCGCACCTGCTGTGGCAGGACCGCGCCAGCGTCCCGGGCCAGACCTGGACCGGTTTTCGCTTCATCGCCATGCCGGAGGACGGCATGCAGCATTTGCGCCAGTGGCTGGATTCGCCCGGGGCGAGTTACGAGTAA
- a CDS encoding DUF1631 family protein: MSATFDPLDASPRATLATAALPRRVRRLLEQLYALVSDEIAPLLERMLAEYEQQLFRQADQARNPSLQSGYLETLRLVRLRRADLIPRYLLGLETALTRLRDTAATPSRPVNNAAPHFRELRLVEDSEVDENTVLRAVASRHESRAGLGLLLLGQRFGVLAGAPAFDSERLPVGPQRLIRSFAEACQPLQISLESRLDLYRVFDQQVMLGYAAMVESMNALLARENVLPSLSFVPLRTRPSAQNPAADGLAALAAEPVRRASASDPAGDRPNDPARAAGTGLNPGPRTGASAAPVQEPAAKPARANDPPRPHTAWPGQPATAASADAVDFATLQQWLGERRELVDKLRPRAQPSAPAAALNTADLLDALNQLKDELPRGPQPLRKVADLRQSLLAAHERNDGSAGTDTERPIALSRDDGDVFDLLDLLYGEIEQRLRGDAMISTLLNRLQAPLLHAALQDRSLLEHSGHPARQLLNTVAEAGARWTPTEEVDPQLHEPLRQAVDHVIEHYKVAPGAFDTANQRLQEHLQSMARKAEVSERRHVEAARGKEKLELAKRRANQAIDASTADQRLPRFVQTLLSQAWADVLTLTLLRHGEDSDAWRRQLAITEQIVAANLTGVGATAPCGLDADIEHALTLVGYHADDAGAISRQLTIGPALTDEAASRTELAVKLRSRVRLGEEGHAPAPRASLSPRDEREQACWEQIRALPFGTWFEFVQNQQGDAVRRRLSWFSPITDNALFVNQRGQRVGEQSLDSLARMLARGQVRIVAEERSRLVDRAWHAALDVLRGFGGSRAPATDGAGA, translated from the coding sequence ATGTCCGCCACGTTCGACCCTCTGGACGCCTCGCCGCGGGCCACCTTGGCCACCGCCGCCTTGCCTCGCCGCGTGCGCCGGCTGCTCGAGCAGTTGTATGCGCTGGTCAGCGACGAAATCGCGCCGCTGCTCGAACGCATGCTCGCCGAGTACGAGCAGCAGTTGTTCCGCCAGGCCGATCAGGCCCGCAATCCCAGTCTGCAGTCGGGGTATCTGGAGACCCTGCGGCTGGTGCGGTTGCGGCGGGCGGATTTGATTCCTCGGTATTTGTTGGGGTTGGAGACGGCGCTGACTCGGTTGAGGGACACGGCGGCCACTCCATCGCGTCCGGTCAACAACGCAGCGCCTCATTTTCGGGAACTTCGGTTGGTCGAAGACAGCGAAGTCGACGAAAACACCGTGCTGCGCGCGGTGGCCAGCCGCCACGAGTCGCGCGCCGGACTCGGCCTGTTGCTGCTCGGCCAGCGCTTCGGCGTGCTCGCCGGTGCGCCCGCGTTCGACAGCGAGCGCCTGCCGGTCGGCCCGCAACGGCTGATCCGTAGCTTCGCCGAAGCCTGTCAGCCGCTGCAGATCAGCCTGGAATCGCGGCTGGATCTGTACCGGGTGTTCGACCAGCAGGTGATGCTGGGCTACGCGGCGATGGTCGAGTCGATGAACGCCCTGCTGGCGCGCGAGAACGTGCTGCCGAGTCTGTCGTTCGTGCCGCTGCGGACTCGTCCGAGCGCGCAGAACCCGGCCGCCGACGGCCTGGCCGCGCTCGCGGCCGAACCGGTGCGTCGTGCGTCCGCGAGCGATCCCGCGGGCGATCGCCCCAACGACCCGGCGCGCGCCGCCGGCACCGGACTCAACCCCGGCCCACGCACCGGCGCGAGCGCCGCACCCGTCCAGGAACCGGCCGCCAAACCCGCGCGCGCAAACGATCCGCCGCGTCCGCACACCGCCTGGCCGGGCCAGCCCGCCACCGCCGCGTCCGCCGACGCGGTCGACTTCGCGACCCTGCAGCAATGGCTCGGCGAACGCCGCGAACTGGTCGACAAGCTGCGCCCGCGCGCGCAGCCGTCGGCGCCGGCCGCCGCGCTGAACACCGCCGATCTGCTCGATGCGCTCAATCAGCTCAAGGACGAACTGCCGCGCGGCCCGCAGCCGCTGCGCAAGGTCGCCGACCTGCGCCAGTCGCTGCTGGCGGCGCATGAGCGCAACGACGGCAGCGCCGGCACGGACACCGAACGCCCGATCGCGCTGTCGCGCGACGACGGCGACGTGTTCGACCTGCTCGACCTGCTCTACGGCGAGATCGAACAACGCCTGCGCGGCGACGCGATGATCTCGACCCTGCTCAACCGCCTGCAGGCGCCGTTGCTGCATGCGGCGCTGCAGGACCGTTCGCTGCTCGAACACAGCGGACATCCGGCGCGGCAGTTGCTCAACACCGTCGCCGAGGCCGGCGCGCGCTGGACCCCGACCGAGGAAGTCGACCCGCAACTGCACGAGCCGCTGCGGCAGGCGGTCGACCACGTGATCGAGCATTACAAGGTCGCGCCGGGCGCCTTCGACACCGCCAACCAGCGCCTGCAGGAGCATCTGCAGAGCATGGCGCGCAAGGCCGAAGTCAGCGAACGCCGCCACGTCGAAGCCGCGCGCGGCAAGGAAAAACTCGAACTGGCCAAGCGCCGCGCCAATCAGGCGATCGACGCCAGCACCGCCGACCAGCGCCTGCCGCGCTTCGTCCAGACCCTGCTCAGCCAGGCCTGGGCCGACGTACTCACCCTGACCCTGCTGCGCCACGGCGAGGACTCCGACGCCTGGCGACGCCAGCTCGCGATCACCGAACAGATCGTCGCCGCCAACCTGACCGGCGTGGGCGCGACCGCGCCGTGCGGGCTCGACGCCGATATCGAACATGCCCTGACCCTGGTCGGTTATCACGCCGACGATGCCGGCGCGATCTCGCGCCAGCTCACCATCGGCCCGGCGCTGACCGACGAAGCCGCCTCGCGCACCGAACTGGCGGTGAAGCTGCGTTCGCGCGTGCGCCTGGGCGAGGAAGGCCACGCGCCGGCGCCGCGCGCGTCGCTGTCGCCGCGCGACGAGCGCGAACAGGCCTGCTGGGAACAGATCCGCGCGCTGCCGTTCGGCACCTGGTTCGAATTCGTGCAGAACCAGCAGGGCGACGCGGTGCGCCGGCGCCTGTCGTGGTTCAGCCCGATCACCGACAACGCCTTGTTCGTCAACCAGCGCGGCCAGCGCGTGGGCGAGCAATCGCTGGACAGCCTGGCGCGGATGCTGGCGCGCGGGCAGGTGCGGATCGTGGCCGAGGAACGCAGCCGGCTGGTCGATCGCGCCTGGCACGCGGCGCTGGACGTGCTGCGCGGCTTCGGCGGCAGTCGCGCGCCGGCCACCGACGGGGCCGGCGCATGA
- the hemW gene encoding radical SAM family heme chaperone HemW — MTPALTTPPLSLYVHLPWCVRKCPYCDFNSHEGRGALPFDAYVDALIADLEHDLPLVWGRTVHSVFFGGGTPSLFPPEFIDRFLQAASARLRFAPGAEITLETNPGTAEHGRFELYQAAGVNRLSFGIQSFDDGCLKRLGRIHDSGEAEAAVKLAQDAGFDNLNLDLMYALPGQTLAMAEHDLRRAFALEPAHISHYQLTLEPNTVFAARPPQGIPDEDGAWDIQERCQALLAEHGYGQYEVSAYAREGRRCQHNLNYWRYGDYLGIGAGAHGKITLGAEQDILRRWKLKHPTQYLAAAGSAAAIGGDDRIAPARRPFEYMLNVLRLVEGFSLSSFESCTGLERAAIEPQLQAGYAAGWLQRDGDRVQPTELGRRFTNDVVALFLPE, encoded by the coding sequence TTGACTCCTGCCCTGACCACCCCGCCGCTGTCGCTGTACGTCCACCTGCCCTGGTGCGTGCGCAAATGCCCGTATTGCGACTTCAACTCGCACGAGGGCCGCGGCGCGCTGCCGTTCGACGCCTACGTCGACGCCCTGATCGCCGACCTGGAACACGACCTGCCGCTGGTCTGGGGCCGCACCGTGCACAGCGTGTTCTTCGGCGGCGGCACCCCGAGCCTGTTTCCGCCGGAATTCATCGACCGCTTCCTGCAGGCCGCCAGCGCGCGGCTGCGCTTCGCGCCCGGGGCCGAGATCACCCTGGAAACCAACCCGGGCACCGCCGAGCACGGCCGCTTCGAGCTGTACCAGGCCGCCGGGGTGAACCGGCTGAGCTTCGGCATCCAGAGCTTCGACGACGGCTGCCTCAAGCGCCTGGGCCGCATCCATGACAGCGGTGAAGCCGAGGCGGCGGTGAAGCTGGCCCAGGACGCCGGCTTCGACAATCTCAATCTCGATCTGATGTACGCCCTGCCCGGCCAGACCCTGGCCATGGCCGAACACGACCTGCGGCGCGCGTTCGCGCTGGAGCCGGCGCACATCTCGCATTACCAGCTGACCTTGGAACCCAACACCGTGTTCGCCGCGCGCCCGCCGCAGGGCATTCCCGACGAGGACGGCGCCTGGGACATCCAGGAACGCTGCCAGGCGCTGCTGGCCGAACACGGCTACGGCCAGTACGAGGTCAGCGCCTACGCGCGCGAAGGCCGGCGTTGCCAGCACAACCTCAATTACTGGCGCTATGGCGATTACCTGGGGATCGGCGCCGGCGCCCACGGCAAGATCACCCTGGGCGCCGAGCAGGACATCCTGCGGCGCTGGAAGCTCAAGCACCCGACCCAATACCTGGCCGCGGCCGGCAGCGCCGCGGCGATCGGCGGCGACGACCGGATCGCGCCGGCGCGGCGGCCGTTCGAATACATGCTCAATGTGCTGCGGCTGGTCGAGGGGTTTTCGCTGAGCTCGTTCGAGTCGTGCACCGGGCTGGAGCGCGCGGCGATCGAGCCGCAGCTGCAGGCCGGTTATGCCGCCGGCTGGCTGCAACGCGACGGCGACCGGGTCCAGCCGACCGAGCTGGGCCGACGCTTCACCAACGATGTGGTCGCGCTGTTCCTGCCCGAATGA
- the rdgB gene encoding RdgB/HAM1 family non-canonical purine NTP pyrophosphatase has protein sequence MRLVLASSNAGKLVELRDLLRDTGIDLVAQTDLGVEDVEETGSTFVENALLKARHACQVTGLPALADDSGICVDALGGAPGLYSARYHRHGDAQGNIDKLLAALKDVPDEQRGAHFYAVIVLLRHAGDPRPIIAEGVWHGRIARQRQGERGFGYQPVFFDTQYNVSAGEIDDAIKNKVSHRARALAILRERLAELSP, from the coding sequence ATGAGATTAGTGCTGGCCAGCAGCAACGCCGGGAAGCTGGTGGAGCTGCGCGACCTGCTGCGCGACACCGGCATCGACCTGGTGGCGCAAACCGACTTGGGGGTCGAGGACGTAGAGGAAACCGGCAGCACGTTCGTCGAGAACGCGTTGCTGAAGGCGCGTCATGCCTGTCAGGTCACCGGCCTGCCGGCCTTGGCCGACGACTCGGGCATCTGCGTCGACGCGCTCGGCGGCGCGCCCGGTCTGTACTCGGCGCGCTATCACCGCCACGGCGACGCCCAGGGCAATATCGACAAACTGCTGGCCGCGCTCAAGGACGTCCCGGACGAACAGCGCGGCGCGCATTTCTATGCGGTGATCGTGCTGCTGCGCCATGCCGGCGATCCGCGTCCGATCATCGCCGAAGGCGTGTGGCACGGCCGCATCGCCCGACAACGCCAGGGCGAGCGCGGCTTCGGCTATCAGCCGGTGTTCTTCGACACCCAGTACAACGTGTCGGCCGGCGAGATCGACGACGCGATCAAGAACAAGGTCAGCCATCGCGCCCGCGCGCTGGCGATCCTGCGCGAGCGCCTCGCGGAGCTGAGCCCATGA
- a CDS encoding VOC family protein, producing MNRSIGSITLVVADYDEAIDYYTKSLGFSLLEDIDQGGGKRWVRVAPARGAQTALLLAQAANDGQRARVGDQTGGRVGFFLHTDDFHRDHAAMLERGVRFLESPRVETYGTVAVFEDLYGNRWDLLELKA from the coding sequence ATGAACCGCAGCATCGGCAGCATCACCCTGGTCGTCGCCGATTACGACGAGGCCATCGATTACTACACCAAATCCCTGGGTTTCAGCTTGCTCGAGGACATCGATCAGGGCGGCGGCAAGCGCTGGGTGCGGGTCGCGCCGGCGCGCGGCGCGCAGACCGCGCTGCTGCTCGCGCAGGCCGCGAACGACGGACAACGCGCGCGCGTCGGCGACCAGACCGGCGGCCGGGTCGGCTTTTTCCTGCACACCGACGACTTCCACCGCGACCACGCGGCGATGCTCGAACGCGGGGTGCGCTTCCTGGAATCTCCACGCGTCGAGACCTACGGCACGGTCGCCGTTTTTGAAGACCTGTACGGTAATCGCTGGGATTTGCTGGAACTGAAGGCATGA